The following is a genomic window from Geoalkalibacter halelectricus.
TTTTCGCGTCGCGGTGCGCCGCACCCGCTCGGCCCTGAGCCAGGTCAAGAATGTCTTTCCGGCCCGCCAGATCGACTTTTTTCGCAAGGAATTCGCCTGGCTGGGAAACCTCACCAGCCTGGCGCGCGACCTCGACGTCTATCTGTTGCACTTTCCTGATTTCCAAGCGCGCCTGCCGGCCGAGGTGCGCGAAGATCTGGTGCCGTTTCGGCTGTTTCTCGAAAAGCATCAGAAAATCGAATACCGCAAATTGGTCCAGCAGCTCAAATCCCCCCGCTTTCGTAAGCTGATTTCCCGGTGGAGCGATTTTCTCGATGCGCCCGGGGATCTTGAGGAGACCCCCAACGGGGCGCTTCCCATCGCCGAGGTGGCGGCGCGACGCATCCGGCGCGTATATCGCCGGGTGCTTCGTGAAGGGGCCGCCATCAGCGCTCAATCGCCCCCCGAAGATCTGCACGAACTGCGTAAAACCTGCAAAAAGCTGCGTTATCTCATGGAGTTTTTTCAGAGTCTCTATCCCCCCGAGCGCATCGGCCGCCTGATCAAGGCGCTCAAAGGTTTGCAGGACAATCTCGGCGCTTATCAGGATCTTCATGTGCAGGTGGAAACCCTGCGGCGCTTCAGCCGGGAAATGGCAGAGGAAGGCGACGCCCCGGCTGAAACCCTGCTCGCCCTGGGGCGCCTGGTGGAAGGCCTCGACCGGCGCCAGATCGAGGTGCGCGAAGAGTTCGCCGAGCGGTTCAGCCGTTTTGCCAGGGAAAAAAACCAGCTTCTTTTCCGTGAACTGTTCAAGCCTCAAGCACGGGAGCAGGTATGAAAATTCTGGCCAGCTACAACATCAAGGGCGGGGTGGGAAAAACCGCGGCTGCCGTCAACCTGGCCTGGCTCGCCGCCCGCCAGGGTTATCGCACGCTGGTGTGGGACCTCGATCCTCAGGGCGCGGCCACCTACTATTTTCGCATCAGGCCCAAGGTCAAAGGAGGCGGCCGCGGCCTGGTTCGCGGTAAGAGCGACCTCGACGCCATGATCAAGGCGACCGATTTTCCCAATCTCGATCTGCTGCCGGCTGATTTTTCCTACCGGGGTCTGGACCTTTTTCTGGACCAGGAAAAGAAACCGACGCGGCGCTTGCGTAAGCTTCTCAAGCCCCTCGGCGCGCATTACGACGTCCTGTTGCTCGACTGCCCGCCGAGCATC
Proteins encoded in this region:
- a CDS encoding CHAD domain-containing protein, translated to MPESHYRLNGAEENLLEGLAQEFGLVREADGPFERTFFDSFDWRLYRNGWILSEDWGEGQEKRSLLQTTEGVWVAEGEGVPGSFAWDFSPGPLREALQPVLEMRALLPVIRLASRRTIYRVLDEREKTVLRLEILHPGVLDGDDAVQALQPRLILHPLKGFDKQARQVATFLERSCGLAPMPSDLFEEALAALGRAPADYSSKVDVVLEPGMPTAAALRQVLSDLLTTLLANQQGVEDNLDSEFLHDFRVAVRRTRSALSQVKNVFPARQIDFFRKEFAWLGNLTSLARDLDVYLLHFPDFQARLPAEVREDLVPFRLFLEKHQKIEYRKLVQQLKSPRFRKLISRWSDFLDAPGDLEETPNGALPIAEVAARRIRRVYRRVLREGAAISAQSPPEDLHELRKTCKKLRYLMEFFQSLYPPERIGRLIKALKGLQDNLGAYQDLHVQVETLRRFSREMAEEGDAPAETLLALGRLVEGLDRRQIEVREEFAERFSRFAREKNQLLFRELFKPQAREQV
- a CDS encoding ParA family protein — encoded protein: MKILASYNIKGGVGKTAAAVNLAWLAARQGYRTLVWDLDPQGAATYYFRIRPKVKGGGRGLVRGKSDLDAMIKATDFPNLDLLPADFSYRGLDLFLDQEKKPTRRLRKLLKPLGAHYDVLLLDCPPSISLVSEAVFFAAEALLVPVIPTTLSLRTLDQLYEFRRGQQLEDLLILPFFSMVDRRKGLHRQIVETLPEQHPDMLKTPIPYASEVERMGVEKAPLGSFAGRCQAAAAFEKLWYDVAARLSIENT